The following are encoded in a window of Castanea sativa cultivar Marrone di Chiusa Pesio chromosome 9, ASM4071231v1 genomic DNA:
- the LOC142608865 gene encoding uncharacterized protein LOC142608865, with protein MVHKYEGGWTEHVLETLWAYRSSSKTATGLSPFSLVYGTEAISPVELLVPTPRVVHGQEIDIDATICAEMRTTDLETLEETRNLAYNCTQRYQQQMANAYNKAMKVRIFAKGQMVLKAADHVRSNLSAPSNFAPSQEGPYLIREANDSGYYRLATVEGESLAEPINGKWLKLYYA; from the coding sequence ATGGTGCATAAGTATGAGGGTGGCTGGACTGAGCACGTGCTCGAAACCCTATGGGCATACCGAAGCTCAAGCAAAACAGCCACCGGTCTATCGCCATTCTCTCTTGTGTATGGTACCGAGGCTATATCTCCAGTGGAGCTATTGGTCCCTACCCCAAGGGTTGTTCATGGACAAGAAATAGATATAGATGCTACCATTTGTGCAGAAATGAGAACTACAGACCTTGAAACCTTGGAAGAAACACGAAATCTTGCCTATAACTGCACCCAGCGATATCAGCAACAGATGGCCAACGCTTACAACAAGGCCATGAAAGTCAGGATTTTTGCCAAGGGACAAATGGTCCTAAAAGCAGCCGATCATGTGAGGAGCAATCTCTCAGCACCCTCCAACTTTGCTCCAAGTCAGGAGGGGCCTTATCTTATAAGGGAAGCCAATGACAGCGGTTACTATCGTCTAGCTACAGTGGAAGGTGAAAGTCTCGCGGAACCTATCAATGGCAAATGGCTTAAGTTGTACTATGCTTAA